One region of Methanobacterium sp. Maddingley MBC34 genomic DNA includes:
- a CDS encoding aspartate dehydrogenase (PFAM: Homoserine dehydrogenase, NAD binding domain; Domain of unknown function DUF108~TIGRFAM: aspartate dehydrogenase) — protein MDKTALQKILEIEKNEITWPKCNSNELTDNPQNDTMTVGIIGCGTIASVITDFALEGKLGVDLKFFYDQDMERAENLSSKVDGITVPDVHDMLDHVDLVIEAASQQAVAKIIPPILQRGKDVIIMSVGALIDLDLKKQLENIALENKSQIYTPSGAIVGLDGIKAASIGHITEVNLVTRKPPESLGISIDEETVLYEGKASEAVRKFPMNMNVAATLSIACNMETNVKIIADPEVQHNCHDIHVVGDFGELRTITQNRSCSANPKTSVLAAYSAIKLLKSLNENSRIGT, from the coding sequence ATGGACAAAACAGCGCTACAAAAAATCTTAGAAATAGAAAAAAACGAAATTACTTGGCCAAAATGTAATTCCAATGAATTAACAGATAATCCCCAAAATGATACCATGACTGTAGGGATCATAGGATGCGGGACCATAGCCAGTGTAATCACTGATTTTGCATTGGAAGGAAAACTGGGTGTTGATCTGAAATTTTTCTATGACCAGGACATGGAAAGAGCTGAAAACCTGTCATCGAAAGTAGATGGGATAACAGTCCCCGATGTTCATGACATGTTAGATCATGTGGATCTGGTGATTGAAGCTGCGTCCCAGCAAGCAGTAGCGAAAATCATTCCCCCTATCCTTCAAAGGGGGAAGGATGTTATTATCATGAGTGTAGGTGCATTAATAGATTTAGATCTAAAAAAACAGCTGGAAAATATTGCATTGGAAAATAAATCCCAAATATACACTCCATCTGGAGCTATTGTGGGTTTAGATGGGATTAAAGCCGCTTCAATAGGCCATATCACCGAAGTGAACTTGGTAACACGGAAACCGCCAGAATCACTGGGAATTTCAATAGATGAAGAAACAGTATTATACGAGGGTAAAGCCAGTGAAGCTGTGCGTAAATTTCCCATGAACATGAATGTAGCAGCTACTTTGAGTATTGCCTGTAACATGGAAACAAATGTTAAGATCATTGCAGACCCTGAAGTCCAACACAACTGTCATGACATCCATGTGGTGGGGGATTTTGGTGAACTTAGAACCATTACCCAGAACAGAAGCTGCAGCGCAAATCCAAAAACAAGTGTTTTAGCTGCTTATTCGGCTATTAAACTCCTTAAAAGTTTAAATGAAAATTCAAGGATAGGCACCTGA